The nucleotide sequence AAAGTTCGGCAGTAATGTCGGGAGACAATGTCAAAGAAGTTCTCAAAAGTATGCCGGCCAATACGATTAAAAATATCGAAGTTATCACGAATCCCTCTTCCAAATACGAGGCCGAAGGTGTAGGCGGTATCATCAACATCATCACAGTTTCCCGCCGGGAAACCAACGGTATCGTAGGTAGTGTAGGTGCAAATGCCGACACCTATGGAGGCTTCGGGGGAAACGTCTATCTCTCTTCCCAAATCGGGAAATTCGCTTTCTCCGGCAGATACTCCGGAAGCCGTTATACCAACGGCGACGGAGGTCACTCGAAAGCTTTTATGGAGACGTTTGCCAACGATGAATTTTACCGCTCCGAAGTATATGGTTCTTCCAAATATCGGGGAGCCGGACATAACATGTCCATCGAAGCCAGTTATGAAATAGACACGCTTAACCTCATCAGTTTCTCGGCATGGGGCTGGTTGGGAAACAACAAATCGACAAATGACTTGAATCAAACCTATTTCAATCGCGCCAATGATATCAGCAGTCAATATCGTTCGTTAGGAAGTTCCAGCAGCGACTACGGTTCTGTATCGGGTACTCTCGACTACCAACGCTCTTTCGCAAAAAAAGACCGCACGCTAACAGCCTCGTATCAATTCGAGTACAATCCCAACAACTCGGACTACACGACCGAAAATCAGGGGATTCTTCATTCAGAAAGCTACATCGAAAAAAGTAAAAACAAAGCTCACGGAACCGAACAAACCATACAGATAGACTATTTCGACCCCTTGACCGATATGCATCAAATCGAGGGCGGGGTAAAATACATCATGCGCTGTAACGTAAGCGATGGAGATAGAGACAAAAGCATTTGGGACGAAACAACCGAAGATTGGAAACAAACACCGCTCCCGGTCAACGATCTCGACTATACACAACATATCTTAGGCGTCTATACCGGATATGTACTAAAAGTTAAGAAATGGAGCGGTAAAGTAGGAGCCCGATTAGAATCGACTTGGAACGATGGCCGCACTACAAATTACGACGTCACGGAAACACCCAAAAAAACAAAGTTCGATAACAATTTTTTCAACATTGTACCTTACGTCACCCTATCGTGGCAACCCCGAGATATGCAAACATTCAAATTATCCTATACTCAAAGGCTTAGTAGGCCCGGAATTTGGCAGCTAAATCCGTTCAAAGACAGTTCGACCCCCATGCAACTGGTATATGGTAACCCTAATTTGGAATCGGAAATATCACATACATTCTCCTTAGGATACACATTGTTTACGGCAAAAGGACTAAACTTAGCCACCGAACTGAATGGACGCATACAAAACAATGGGATAGAGCAGACTATCTTCATGGACGAAGACGGTGTGGCCAACGTAACTTACGACAATATCGGAAAAGCCAGAGAATGTAACTTGAACGTATTTTTTTCGGGAAATATCATTCCTACCCTCAGCCTCTACACCAACCTCTCCGGGGGATATGGAGATTATAGCTCCAAATCGGCAGGATATTCCAACAAAGGTTGGAATTACAACGGATACCTCGGCGCACGTTGGAACGCATGGAAAGACGGTGCAATAAGTGCCAACGTCGGTTACTACTCCGGATTTCGCATGTTGGTAGGAACATCTGCACCAATGGCATTTTGCGGGTTCAGTGTCAGTCAATCATTTTTTGAAAAGAAACTTCAACTGAACCTTTCGGTAAGCGATCCCTTTTCAAAAGAACGCAAATTTACCATGCACATTAAAAACGATGCATATCGTATCGATAACTACAACTACGATCCTTGTCAATACGTACGCTTAGGAGTCACCTATCGTTTCGGGCAAATGAAAGAATCGGTCAAGAAAGCTCGACGCAGTATCACCAACGACGATGTAAAAAGCGAAAGCAGTGGTGGGGCCGGCGGTATGGGAGGCGGGGCCAATATTCAATAGACTCTTTTGACTTCCTGATTTAAATAAACGAAAAAAGCCCCGGACTCGTGAGAATCCGGGGCTTTTTATCTTATTATCAACAAGCGATAAGTTATACCAACTGCTTCTTATATGTTCTCAATTCTTGCTTAATTCGATATATTCTCACCTTCACCGTCCCCAAAGGCATTTGTAAACGGTCGGCTATTTCGTCATAACGATATCCTTGCAAGTATAAACCAAAAAGGATACGATTATCAATAGACAACAAATCCATAATACGTTGAACATCGATTGTAGAAAAAGAATCTTCACCTTCTATTCCACCTTGCATATCATCGGTATCCGGTATCTCAAAATCGGTAGGAAGAGATTCTTGCCGAGACGAATGGCGACGACAATTCAAGAAAAGATTACGCATAATAGTATATAACCAACTTTTAATACTTCCGGAATCATCATACATCGCTTTATTGCTCAACGCTTTAAGCGATGTTTCTTGCAATAGGTCTTTCGCCTCGTCTTCATTATGAGTCAGACTTTTGGCAAAGCCTAACAGAGCATTTTGCAGTTTTACCACATGCTGCTCAAAATCTTCTTGAATCATTATTATATCTGAAAATTAAAAAATAATTTAGTAAAGATAAGGATTAATTTTTATAATAAAAAATTTAAACTGCCTTTCTTTACTAATACGCTCGAAAGCGAGGTTACTTAGGAGCCTTCTTATATAGCACGATCGCTATTACCGTATAGATGATATTGGGTATCCACATTGCCAACATAGGTGAAGTAGCCCCCGATACAGCAAAGGTAGAAGTCACAGTCGAGAATAATATATATGAGAAACTTAACAGCAAGCCTATACCGATATTGATACCCATACCCCCTTTTACCTTCCGGGAAGACAACGACATACCGATAGCTGTCAAGATAAATGCCGCGGCAGCCATAGCGAAACGCCGCTCATATTCTATCTCAAAATTTTTTATATTGGCGACCCCTCTCTCTTTTTGACGGATAATATAACGCCGTAGTTCGGGAGTAGTCATCACTTCGCTATCATTCTGCGAAATCAAGAAATCCGAAGGTTCTATGGGTACAATCGTATCGAGCGTCGACCCTTTTATCAATTCCTCCCGCATACCGTTGAAATTACGAATCACATAATTGTTAACCCGCCAGTGATAAGCCGAATCGTAATGAATGGTTTGAGCAGTCAATCGGGATTGAAGAACTTTCTTGTCGAACTTCTCCAAAGAAAAACGATAGCCAGTTTTGTTACTGTTGTCATAGCGCGATATATAGGCTATTACCCCCGGCTCTACCTGCAACTGAATATTACTGGCATAATCTACCCGCTTATTTTTGACATACGTATTCATATACTCGATACGAGTCACATTGGCCGGTGGTATTACATAGCAACTCAAATAGAGATTCAATGCAGCGATAATGGCTGCCGAAACCATATAAGGCACAAACAATCGCTTGAAACTGATACCGCTCGACAACATGGCTATAACCTCGGAGTTGTCGGCCAGCTTGGAGGTAAAAAATATAACAGCGATAAAAGTAAACAGAGGACTAAACAGATTGGCAAAATAGGGAAGAAAATTGAAAAAATAGTCGAATATCGTCGCCGACAAAGGCGCTTTCAAAAATGAATCCAATTTCTCGTTAATATCGAACATGACCGTAATAGCGAGAATCAAAGCTATCGCGAAAAAGTAAGTTCCCAAGAACTTCTTGATAATATAGATATCTATTTTTTTCAATATCTTCATCTCGTCCCTCTTTACAATCGTGTAGTCACCCGGCATATCATCTCGTCTTT is from Barnesiella intestinihominis YIT 11860 and encodes:
- a CDS encoding TonB-dependent receptor domain-containing protein yields the protein MKRVFKLGILLGFIFSLCTAAQAAPTACKINGAVTDSISGEAIPFVTIGIENNEGKVLSRIASDALGKFTITASSGQNYRLVVSSVGYGTKYVDISLSENEKNKDLGTIKLTESSELSEVTVIAQKPLIKSDIDKITYDMEADPDAASNNALDMLRKVPMITVDAEENIRLNGQSNYKVLVNGKSSAVMSGDNVKEVLKSMPANTIKNIEVITNPSSKYEAEGVGGIINIITVSRRETNGIVGSVGANADTYGGFGGNVYLSSQIGKFAFSGRYSGSRYTNGDGGHSKAFMETFANDEFYRSEVYGSSKYRGAGHNMSIEASYEIDTLNLISFSAWGWLGNNKSTNDLNQTYFNRANDISSQYRSLGSSSSDYGSVSGTLDYQRSFAKKDRTLTASYQFEYNPNNSDYTTENQGILHSESYIEKSKNKAHGTEQTIQIDYFDPLTDMHQIEGGVKYIMRCNVSDGDRDKSIWDETTEDWKQTPLPVNDLDYTQHILGVYTGYVLKVKKWSGKVGARLESTWNDGRTTNYDVTETPKKTKFDNNFFNIVPYVTLSWQPRDMQTFKLSYTQRLSRPGIWQLNPFKDSSTPMQLVYGNPNLESEISHTFSLGYTLFTAKGLNLATELNGRIQNNGIEQTIFMDEDGVANVTYDNIGKARECNLNVFFSGNIIPTLSLYTNLSGGYGDYSSKSAGYSNKGWNYNGYLGARWNAWKDGAISANVGYYSGFRMLVGTSAPMAFCGFSVSQSFFEKKLQLNLSVSDPFSKERKFTMHIKNDAYRIDNYNYDPCQYVRLGVTYRFGQMKESVKKARRSITNDDVKSESSGGAGGMGGGANIQ
- a CDS encoding RNA polymerase sigma factor, with protein sequence MIQEDFEQHVVKLQNALLGFAKSLTHNEDEAKDLLQETSLKALSNKAMYDDSGSIKSWLYTIMRNLFLNCRRHSSRQESLPTDFEIPDTDDMQGGIEGEDSFSTIDVQRIMDLLSIDNRILFGLYLQGYRYDEIADRLQMPLGTVKVRIYRIKQELRTYKKQLV
- a CDS encoding LptF/LptG family permease, which codes for MKILKKIDIYIIKKFLGTYFFAIALILAITVMFDINEKLDSFLKAPLSATIFDYFFNFLPYFANLFSPLFTFIAVIFFTSKLADNSEVIAMLSSGISFKRLFVPYMVSAAIIAALNLYLSCYVIPPANVTRIEYMNTYVKNKRVDYASNIQLQVEPGVIAYISRYDNSNKTGYRFSLEKFDKKVLQSRLTAQTIHYDSAYHWRVNNYVIRNFNGMREELIKGSTLDTIVPIEPSDFLISQNDSEVMTTPELRRYIIRQKERGVANIKNFEIEYERRFAMAAAAFILTAIGMSLSSRKVKGGMGINIGIGLLLSFSYILFSTVTSTFAVSGATSPMLAMWIPNIIYTVIAIVLYKKAPK